From the genome of Camelus bactrianus isolate YW-2024 breed Bactrian camel chromosome 33, ASM4877302v1, whole genome shotgun sequence, one region includes:
- the LOC105078650 gene encoding olfactory receptor 10D3-like: protein MRNHTPVTEFVLTGIPHTNGLENVLFVLFLAFYLLSLLGNLLILLAVLTSATLHTPMYFFLGNLSVFDIFFPSVSSPKMMLYLMGQSRTISFQGCASQLFFYHFLGCTECFLYTAMAYDRFAAICHPLRYTVIMNYRVCAVLTLGTWMGSCVHASALTFLIFKLPYCGPNEVDSFFCDIPVVLPLACADTSLAQTVSFTNLGVVALVCFLLILTSYARIVVAVLKISSSQGRRKAFSVCSAHLASVLLFYGPVVLIYLWPASSPRLGSVVPVLNSIVTPSLNPLIYSLRNKDVKVALRKALIQGVHACGV, encoded by the coding sequence ATGAGGAATCACACTCCAGTAACTGAGTTCGTCCTTACAGGAATCCCTCACACAAACGGGCTGGAAAATGTGCTCTTTGTCTTGTTTCTTGCCTTCTACTTGCTCAGTCTCCTGGGGAACCTGCTCATTCTTCTGGCCGTCCTCACTTCCGccaccctccacacccccatgtacttcttcctgggAAACCTGTCAGTGTTTGACATATTTTTCCCTTCAGTGAGTTCCCCCAAGATGATGCTCTACCTAATGGGGCAAAGCAGGACCATCTCCTTCCAGGGCTGTGCCTCCCAGCTCTTCTTTTACCACTTCCTGGGTTGCACTGAGTGTTTCCTCTACACCGCGATGGCCTACGACCGCTTTGCTGCCATCTGTCACCCCCTGCGGTACACAGTCATCATGAACTACAGGGTGTGCGCCGTCCTGACTCTAGGCACCTGGATGGGGAGCTGTGTGCATGCATCTgccctcactttcctcatctttaaGTTGCCCTACTGCGGCCCCAACGAGGTGGACAGTTTCTTCTGTGATATCCCGGTGGTGCTGCCCCTGGCCTGTGCAGACACCTCTCTAGCGCAGACGGTGAGCTTCACCAACTTAGGTGTCGTGGCCCTCGTGTGTTTCCTCCTTATCCTCACTTCCTACGCTCGCATTGTGGTTGCTGTACTGAAAATCAGCTCCTCACAGGGCAGGCGCAAAGCCTTCTCAGTCTGCAGCGCCCACCTGGCTTCTGTCCTGCTCTTCTACGGGCCGGTGGTCCTCATTTATCTCTGGCCCGCCTCCAGCCCGAGGCTGGGCTCTGTGGTTCCAGTGTTGAACAGTATTGTCACCCCTTCCCTGAATCCTTTGATCTACAGCTTGAGAAACAAGGACGTGAAGGTGGCTCTGAGAAAAGCCCTAATCCAAGGGGTACATGCCTGTGGGGTGTAa
- the LOC105078625 gene encoding putative olfactory receptor 10D4 produces the protein MRNHTVVTEFILLGIPETEGLEPVLVFLFSWLYACTLLGNVLILTAVISSPHLHTPMYFFLGNLSTFDLGFSSTTAPKMLSYLSGQSQGISFQGCAVQLFFYHFLGCTECFLYTVMALDRSVAIRYPLRYMAIMNHRVCCILATGTWMGGCVHATVLTSLTFQLSYCGSNKVGYYFCDIPAILPLACGDTSLAQRVGFTNVGLLSLICFSLILLSYTRIGIAISKIRSAEGRQRAFSTCSAHITAILCAYGPVIIIYLQPSPSALLGAIIQILNNLVTPMLNPLIYSLRNKDVKSALRNVFPKRGFTLENK, from the coding sequence atgagaaatcacACAGTGGTGACCGAATTCATCCTTCTGGGAATCCCCGAGACAGAAGGCCTCGAGCCTGTCCTTGTCTTCCTGTTCTCATGGCTGTACGCATGCACCCTCCTGGGAAACGTGCTCATCCTTACAGCTGTCATCTCCTCCCCTCACCTTCACACTCCAATGTATTTTTTCCTGGGAAACCTCTCCACGTTTGACCTGGGTTTCTCTTCAACAACTGCTCCCAAGATGCTGTCCTACCTTTCAGGACAGAGTCAAGGTATCTCTTTTCAGGGCTGTGCTGTCCAGCTCTTCTTCTACCATTTCCTGGGCTGTACTGAGTGTTTCCTGTACACGGTCATGGCCTTGGACCGCTCTGTTGCCATACGTTATCCTTTGAGATACATGGCCATAATGAACCACAGGGTCTGCTGCATCTTGGCCACAGGCACCTGGATGGGTGGCTGTGTCCATGCCACTGTCCTAACCTCCCTCACCTTCCAGTTGTCCTACTGTGGCTCCAACAAGGTGGGCTATTACTTCTGTGACATACCTGCAATCTTACCTCTGGCCTGTGGGGACACTTCTCTGGCCCAGAGGGTAGGTTTTACAAATGTTGGTCTTTTGTCTctcatttgcttttctctcatCCTTCTTTCCTACACTCGCATTGGGATTGCCATATCAAAAATTCGCTCAGCAGAGGGCAGGCAACGAGCATTCTCCACCTGCAGCGCACACATCACTGCAATTCTTTGTGCTTATGGGCCAGTCATCATCATCTATCTGCAGCCCAGTCCCAGTGCTTTGCTTGGTGCTATAATTCAGATATTGAATAATCTTGTAACTCCCATGCTGAACCCACTGATCTATAGCCTGAGAAACAAGGATGTAAAATCAGCTCTGAGGAATGTGTTTCCCAAAAGAGGCTTCACTCTggagaataaatga